The stretch of DNA ttccaaaccgtgtttttttttcttatcctgaatcattattgtacacttataataagtgtttatattcggactatttcagaccggactggtaggacccgtcgcagagtatcacagtaactgcgtgactcgccatagacatacacggagaaaagtagctctgGCTACAATGTTCCTctgcaagacgcgtgcagttctgtttattaaccgctagagggtctgcagctttaaatatcctaattgaatttaggcttaatcctggtttaggctaaTGGTGCATTCACAACAGGGCGAATGAAGCGTTAAGCGcaagtgatttacatgttaagtcaatgcaaagatgcAAATAGACATCCTGTAGCCAGATttgcgcgaattgagcgtttcgGGCGTTTGACACACGTAACGTGCGGTTTGCATGAATtgcgcaagttgaaaaatctgaactttggcaaATATTCACACCgcattaaccaatcaggagcttgctctagtagtgacgtgattACGACGTAGCAAGCAGAGGCAGAAATctgaaacaacaatggaggataAATCATCTTCGCTGTACAATACATCTTCATACTTTTATAGAAACGGGAATAAAAAGGATCTTGCTtggaagaaagtgagtgaggaggttgGATAATCTagtaagttgtaaaaaacgctCTTTACTCAgtttgagctatatatatatacacatatattgaGACTACAAGCTAGCTAAAGCTGGCAAATTGAGCTTATTCACCGTATTTTACAACTACTTTCCTGCTGAcgagttgtgtttattcagaggaagtgtgcagaaagaagCGGAAGAGTCTGGGACACACATTTAAAGGAGagggagagcccctctcatgatgCGAATTCACGTCTGATATGAAGTGAATTTCATGTGCGAATGAAGTGAGTAAACTCAAATTGTTGAAGCGTCCAACTACGCTCGAATAGTGCAATTTATTCGCACAAGTCGTgtctggtgtgaacgccccATAAGCCccgtctgtgaaaccaggcatGGGAGTTGTAACTCCACCTGTAAGTGATTTTTGGACTATCCTGTTGGGTCATTCCAAAGTTATAACAAACATATTATGCTTGCtcccaaacaaaaaaaaacaagggtTTTCCAACCCTGCTCCTCGAGGGCTAccatcctgcagagtttagctccaacccagtcaaacacacctgaactagCCAATCAAGGTGTTCAAGGTATAACAGGTAAGTGTGTTGAAGCAGGGTTGGAAATAAAGAATGTAGGAAGGTAGTCCAAAAACAGGGTTGGCTACTCCTTCTCTAGGAGGTCAGTTTATAATTAATCAGATCTCCTGTGTCAAAATGGGTTTtgtaaataaaagttttaactACCAGCTTGACATTTTGAGACATTCCGTAAAGCAAGTGAAGAGTTAGCAATATTGAGAAGGCTTCTCATATTAACACCTCTTATAGTAGCTTACTGGATAAAGGATCTACTTGTATGTTGGTTTTTACATGTATAAATGTTTTGATGTCTGTTGCTTTGTACCATTAAAGTGCTGTTAACttgtatttgtcatttttagacCTGATGGCACTGAAAGAGGAGACTGTAGTGAATGAAATGGAAGAGAAAGATCAATATACGAATCATCATGATTTGTATTCAGCTGCAGAAAAATCTATTAGTTGCTCACAGGCTGAAAagacttcctcacgaaaaagaGCTGAAAATGCAGGGACTAGAAGTCACTTtatctgccaacagtgtggaaagagtttcaatagaAAAGTAAACCTTAAagcccacatgagaattcacacaaGAGAGAGACCTTTCATctgtcaacagtgtggaaagagtttcaatagaaaaggaaaccttaaagaccacatgagggttcacactggagagagtcctttcacctgccaacagtgtggaaaccGATTCACTCAAAAAGGAAGCCTTAACAGGCACATAAGAATTCACACTAAAGAGAAACGCTACACATGCCATCAGTGTGGAAAGTGTTTCAATCTGATAGGACGCTTTGAAGACCATAAAAGAATTCACAGTGGAGAGAAGCATTTCACTTGCAAacaatgtggaaaaagtttcgCTCTAAAAGAAAGCCTTAAAAGACACATGAAAATTCACGATGGAGAGAAGTCCTTCACATGCTCTCAATGTGGAAAGACTTTTAATCAACATGGAAaacttaaagtccacatgagaattcatactggagagaaaccctacacatgctctcagtgtggaaagagtttcaatcaAACAGAACACCTTAAACTCCACATGGTAATTCATACGGGACAGAAACCCTACacatgctctcagtgtggaaagagtttcagtcaaataAGACACTTTGAAGATCACAAAAGAATTCATACcagagagaagcctttcacctgcaaACAATGTGGGAGAAGTTTCAACCAAAGAAGAAACCTATATAGGcacatgagaactcacactggagagaaaccataTCCAtaccctcagtgtggaaaggcTACCATTCAAAACAGGAAACTTAAAGTCCACaagagagttcacactggagagagcccTTTTacttgccaacagtgtggaaacgGATTCACTCGCAAAGGAAGCCTTAATAGACACATGgcaattcacactggagagaagccttacacctgaAAACAATGTGGGAaaggttttaataaaaaaaaaatacctatACAGGCACATAGAGAGAAGCTTTATACAtaccctcagtgtggaaagagtatAGTTTAAAATGGGAACCTTAAAGTCCACAAGAGAGTttacactggagagaaacctttcacctgccaacagtgtggaaacaGATTCACTGTGAAAaattatgatacattttatgaGATAATTGTTTTATGTCATCAGTGTGGAATGAGTTTCATTTACAGGAATCATCTTAGGAATTATAACTCACACCAGAAAGAAACTTTTCATAAGCCATCAACTGTGGAAAGACTTGCAGAAGTAAAGCAAACCTTGAGGTTCACATAAGCATCCTGATACACTCAGGCTAAGTACTTTTTCTTTCCTTGCTTAGGGGTTAAAAGAAGTTCAAAATAACTGAGCAGCAGACTCGGAGTATGTGTACACAACAACGATATGGTTCAAACGAAGACACTTTTCTTTTGAGTTTTCCGTGTACAGACGACACCGTTCTGTCAAAACGATGCCCATTCATacaaatctgtgaaaatgactaaaaacactgttttctgctggcaggccattagatggTGATGAAAcgctatagactgaacatgtaatgcgCATACTTGAAAATGTCTtcactaactgataaaagactatttattagatgcactgaaaggaataatattaatatacatcatctgtgcacgagatagggccttaaaaacatcagacaATCGCGTAAatgatcatcgcataaacgattggccaaGAGGGCCAATCCGTGCACATctttcacaaggaacgtcatggcagtgattgacaagccagagagcTAATCGATTATGTgatgatcgtgtaaacgattggctgatgtttttaaggccctacctcgtgcacagatgatgtatattgatattattcctttcagtgcacctaataaatagtcttttattagttagtaaagacagtttcaagtaatattgcaaaaatgtataaaacagaacatcctctttagcacttttaaattaaaaaatatatattgcacGCATTAATGTTGACAGCACTACTTGGGACGTAACCGTAGGTTTATGTGAATACAAAGCAAGACGGACATTGTGACAATATTTTCACGTGTATTTGACCGTAAGAGAAAGAAGCGGTTTTATGTTTACACACTGGGAATGAAGCACAGGAATTAACTGCACAAACCCCGCTGAAATTCAGACCAACCTTTCTTATGAAGATAGGTGTGTGTGTCTTGCATTCTCAAgattgtgaaaaattatatgACTCACTAGGTGGCAATATGCACAGTACTGAGCACAGTGTGCAGTCGTCGAAGAAGAGTGTGGAAAGCGATTCAAAACCAAGATGCTTGAAACAAGGAGGAAAACAGGACAATGGATGGCTAAACTTGAAGAACGTTTGTGCGAAGAGATCAGAAAGTACCCACATTTGAAAGAGTACAAAGACTATAGATTCTTGTTCTCTTGGTGTATCTTCTGAACTATGTTGCAGTGGTGGATGCACTATTTTTCTTTTCCGATCCTGCCCAGCCAATGTCCCGTTGATGACACAACTCAGTGCTGCCCTCCGATGACTGGTAGAGTatagaaaaaaattgtattgcGCATGTGTCTGCCATCCGCGGTTGAGGATACTTTGAAAGATGCGCAGACGCATCTGGGCCCGGAAAGTGAAGTAAACCTGGGACTCTTGCGGCGTCTCTGTCGAGAAGTGAATAAAACGTATGCTCTTCATGTTTTGTGTGATTGGATGTTTGTCGCATATGTTGCACTTTCAGGTGCACATAATCACAAACTCTGGGTCaaacctgagttgacagagaactTTTATACTCAGCGTTGTGAGACCGCTGAAACTGATCTCAACCAGGTTGGATTTATCTGGATTTGGCAACTCTAAACCTACTCTGAAGCTCAAGAGTTTGTTCAGGTAGATTCATGCAACAGGCCtctggca from Chanodichthys erythropterus isolate Z2021 chromosome 8, ASM2448905v1, whole genome shotgun sequence encodes:
- the LOC137025216 gene encoding gastrula zinc finger protein XlCGF57.1-like — encoded protein: MAFIKEEDMKIEETFRVKQEETEEQTKMAFIKEESEDIKIEETFRVKQEETEEQTDLMALKEETVVNEMEEKDQYTNHHDLYSAAEKSISCSQAEKTSSRKRAENAGTRSHFICQQCGKSFNRKVNLKAHMRIHTRERPFICQQCGKSFNRKGNLKDHMRVHTGESPFTCQQCGNRFTQKGSLNRHIRIHTKEKRYTCHQCGKCFNLIGRFEDHKRIHSGEKHFTCKQCGKSFALKESLKRHMKIHDGEKSFTCSQCGKTFNQHGKLKVHMRIHTGEKPYTCSQCGKSFNQTEHLKLHMVIHTGQKPYTCSQCGKSFSQIRHFEDHKRIHTREKPFTCKQCGRSFNQRRNLYRHMRTHTGEKPYPYPQCGKATIQNRKLKVHKRVHTGESPFTCQQCGNGFTRKGSLNRHMAIHTGEKPYT